In Rhinatrema bivittatum chromosome 17, aRhiBiv1.1, whole genome shotgun sequence, one genomic interval encodes:
- the LOC115079459 gene encoding astacin-like metalloendopeptidase has product MKLRLVIVFLEGLLCTTLGNPLQVLFKKDDTSEAHVGADSEQKDDVFSIISKTNEGSLQPLENGDIAVRSGRSALNCPSNNCFWPKSSDGIVKVPYIISPDYTADEKDGITTAMREFAALTCVQFVERRAEADYLQIKSVDGCWSFMGKSGGVQDVSLLKGGCLSKGTIQHELNHALGFHHEQSRSDRDNYVNIIYQYIPQDVKYNFNKEITNNLGLEYDYTSVMHYGRFAFTNTSGQATIVPKPDSSVVIGQRYGLSNLDISKINKLYQCGICSTLLSGTTGSFSSANYPSVYSPNSKCVWLIRLPANKVLLQFDAFDVQSSPGCASDYIRVYDGDSQKSPVLLDRACGTGLPPPLIASSNLLLVQFISDGAIAGSGFKASYSSVPCGTSLTANTGTFSSPNYPSDYPPNLDCSYIMTAPTGYKVSLKVTDFLLQWERNCPYDTISLYDGPDTSSRLLGTYCGIMIVAPVVSTQNSLLLLFHSDRSTQARGFQATYSFVQ; this is encoded by the exons ATGAAGTTGAGACTGGTCATTGTCTTCTTAGAGGGCCTCCTTTGTACCACCTTGGGCAACCCTCTACAG GTTCTCTTCAAGAAGGATGACACAAGTG AAGCCCATGTGGGAGCAGATTCTGAGCAAAAGGATGATGTCTTCAGCATCATTTCAAAAACTAATGAAG GCAGCCTGCAGCCACTGGAGAATGGGGACATCGCTGTCAGATCTGGGCGCAGCGCCCTGAACTGTCCAAGTAACAACTGCTTCTGGCCCAAATCCAGTGATGGAATCGTTAAAGTGCCCTACATCATCTCCCCGGACTACA CTGCTGATGAAAAGGATGGGATTACTACAGCTATGCGAGAGTTTGCTGCCCTGACATGCGTTCAGTTTGTTGAGCGTAGAGCAGAAGCTGACTACTTGCAAATTAAATCTGTGGATGG GTGTTGGTCATTTATGGGAAAATCTGGGGGTGTCCAGGATGTGTCTCTATTAAAAGGTGGCTGCTTGTCCAAAGGAACAATCCAGCATGAACTCAACCACGCCCTGGGCTTTCACCATGAACAGAGCCGGAGTGACCGGGATAATTATGTGAACATCATATATCAGTACATCCCACAAG ATGTTAAATACAACTTTAACAAAGAGATCACCAACAACCTGGGCCTGGAGTATGATTACACCTCAGTAATGCACTATGGAAG GTTTGCATTTACTAACACATCTGGCCAGGCAACCATAGTGCCCAAACCTGACTCATCTGTAGTGATTGGACAGAGATATGGACTCAGTAACCTGGATATTTCTAAAATCAACAAGCTGTACCAGTGCG GTATATGCAGCACTCTCCTTTCTGGTACCACGGGATCATTCTCTTCTGCCAATTACCCTTCCGTGTACTCACCTAATTCCAAGTGTGTCTGGCTGATCCGGCTCCCAGCAAACAAG GTTCTCCTTCAATTTGATGCCTTTGATGTCCAGTCCTCACCCGGCTGTGCCTCTGACTACATTAGGGTTTATGATGGAGACAGCCAGAAGTCTCCTGTCTTACTGGACAGGGCGTGTGGGACGGGACTGCCACCTCCTCTAATAGCTTCTTCAAACCTGCTGCTTGTGCAGTTTATCAGTGATGGCGCCATTGCGGGCAGCGGCTTCAAGGCTTCTTACAGCTCTG TGCCATGTGGCACCTCACTGACTGCCAATACTGGGACCTTCTCATCTCCAAACTACCCCAGTGACTACCCTCCTAACCTGGACTGCAGCTACATCATGACAGCTCCAACAGGTTACAAG GTTTCACTGAAAGTTACTGACTTTCTCCTTCAGTGGGAACGTAACTGTCCCTATGACACCATCTCCCTTTATGATGGACCCGACACCAGTTCCCGCCTGCTGGGCACGTACTGCGGCATCATGATCGTTGCACCCGTGGTGTCCACCCAGaactctctgctgctgctgttccacaGTGACCGCTCTACACAGGCCAGAGGATTCCAGGCAACATACTCCTTCG TGCAATGA